In Deltaproteobacteria bacterium, a genomic segment contains:
- a CDS encoding LptF/LptG family permease produces the protein MRILHGYIGRVFLINWWTANLVLAGLVAFLDLARELDAIGKGSYGFSQALLQVLLRIPGHMFELAPTSAFLGGIGAIGLLSQHQEILALRACGISVLSIGRSLLVASVPVLFAALLCGQFLIPPLEQTAWISRVTALSPLGTFLPEEGFWTRGHGVFVNLYRDALTGKDVVDMYYLDVSENVSRYITAVISVTNDQWRLTDTHAVHVGKPVAAATGEMEPARILDQLLTPKQAEELSLPAETLSFSELWDSIRLLHKKGQNASRYELALWKMLAMPVWTAGMLFFSLIFSIGFSRDLRYSHRIMAGSVLGIGLYYANRIGGYAGLIHGISAAWTTLFPGSLLLVASLWWIRRRG, from the coding sequence GTGAGGATACTTCACGGATATATCGGCAGGGTGTTTCTAATCAACTGGTGGACGGCGAATCTGGTCCTTGCCGGCCTTGTAGCCTTTCTTGATCTGGCAAGGGAACTGGACGCAATCGGCAAGGGGAGTTACGGATTTTCCCAGGCACTTCTCCAGGTCCTCTTGAGGATTCCAGGGCACATGTTCGAACTCGCCCCCACGAGCGCCTTTCTCGGAGGCATAGGGGCCATCGGCCTCCTGTCGCAACATCAGGAGATCCTTGCCCTGAGGGCGTGCGGGATCTCTGTCCTCTCCATCGGACGTTCACTCTTGGTCGCATCCGTCCCGGTCCTCTTCGCTGCACTTCTCTGCGGCCAGTTTCTCATCCCTCCCCTGGAACAGACGGCATGGATAAGCCGGGTGACGGCCCTATCCCCATTGGGGACGTTCCTTCCGGAAGAGGGTTTCTGGACACGGGGTCACGGGGTCTTTGTCAACCTGTATAGGGATGCCCTGACGGGAAAAGATGTCGTGGACATGTATTATCTGGATGTCTCGGAAAATGTGAGCCGATACATCACTGCGGTGATCTCGGTAACCAATGATCAGTGGAGACTCACTGATACGCATGCGGTTCATGTGGGGAAACCAGTGGCCGCAGCCACCGGCGAGATGGAGCCTGCAAGGATTCTCGACCAGCTGCTTACACCTAAGCAGGCTGAGGAATTGTCCTTGCCGGCCGAGACCCTTTCCTTTTCCGAACTCTGGGATTCCATCCGCCTTTTGCACAAAAAGGGGCAGAATGCCAGCCGATATGAACTCGCCCTTTGGAAAATGCTTGCCATGCCAGTCTGGACCGCAGGCATGCTCTTTTTCTCCCTGATATTTTCCATCGGTTTTTCTCGAGATCTTAGATACAGCCACAGGATCATGGCCGGGTCTGTCCTGGGGATCGGGCTCTACTACGCGAACCGGATCGGTGGATACGCCGGCCTCATCCACGGGATCTCGGCGGCATGGACTACCCTGTTCCCGGGATCTCTCCTGCTTGTTGCGAGTCTCTGGTGGATCAGGAGAAGGGGATGA
- the lptF gene encoding LPS export ABC transporter permease LptF — MILDRYIAREILIPQMGVFSVLGAIYSGFGAVRLLNDVVNGLLPAKTVAILVFLKLLIAFEVIFPVTFFLSIILALGRLHAENEITALEACGIGRGRISCSVILLSVPLSVLVALLSFYVRPWAYERLYGIESAAQGQFDLAKIEPGRFYEIGGGRVFFCEKMDHSKGEAEGVHVWEKEDQRRKVTHALRASQMDAPEGRSLFFQKGVQTVLGGDETVLTIQFDKGWVRLKPPRLRPIERRIKAAETSRLLAFGVPKAVAEYEWRVSTGPSLLLISLLAVFLGLHVQGRDVYGRATIGILAFFAYYILSLIAKTGVEKGVLAAFPGVWMVDILLAAVVSVLFFKPLIRLRARPAHEERHPR; from the coding sequence GTGATCCTTGACCGGTACATAGCCCGAGAGATCCTCATCCCTCAAATGGGCGTGTTTTCCGTTCTCGGGGCGATCTATTCAGGTTTTGGCGCGGTCCGCCTCCTAAATGACGTTGTGAACGGGCTTTTGCCTGCCAAAACCGTTGCCATCCTCGTCTTTCTCAAGTTGCTCATCGCATTTGAGGTGATCTTTCCGGTCACGTTTTTTCTCTCCATTATACTCGCGCTTGGCCGTCTCCATGCCGAAAACGAGATTACTGCGCTCGAGGCCTGCGGAATCGGCCGGGGGCGCATATCGTGCTCCGTCATCCTGCTTTCCGTGCCCCTTTCCGTGCTGGTCGCACTCCTGTCCTTTTATGTTCGCCCCTGGGCGTATGAGAGGCTTTACGGCATAGAGTCTGCGGCGCAGGGCCAATTCGATCTGGCCAAGATAGAGCCTGGCAGGTTTTACGAGATCGGGGGCGGACGGGTCTTTTTCTGTGAGAAGATGGATCATAGCAAGGGTGAGGCCGAAGGTGTCCATGTCTGGGAGAAAGAAGACCAGCGTCGCAAGGTGACTCATGCCCTGAGGGCCTCCCAGATGGATGCACCAGAGGGGAGATCCCTGTTTTTTCAAAAAGGGGTCCAGACCGTCTTGGGTGGGGACGAAACCGTCCTGACCATCCAGTTTGATAAAGGGTGGGTGCGCCTGAAACCTCCCAGGCTAAGACCTATTGAGAGGCGTATCAAGGCCGCGGAGACCTCCAGGCTCTTGGCCTTCGGCGTTCCAAAGGCAGTTGCCGAATATGAGTGGAGGGTCTCCACAGGCCCTTCACTCCTTCTCATTTCCCTGCTCGCGGTTTTTCTTGGCCTCCACGTTCAGGGCAGGGACGTGTATGGCAGGGCCACGATAGGCATCCTTGCCTTTTTTGCCTATTACATCCTGTCCCTCATTGCCAAGACCGGTGTGGAAAAGGGGGTCCTCGCCGCCTTTCCCGGCGTGTGGATGGTGGACATCCTGCTTGCCGCCGTGGTGTCTGTCCTCTTCTTCAAGCCCCTGATCCGGCTGCGGGCGCGGCCTGCCCATGAGGAGAGACATCCCCGGTGA
- a CDS encoding GMC family oxidoreductase translates to MLLDLSESSSEKLDIESDLCIVGAGISGITLARELKGLGIDIVLLESGGGGFDQRTQGLYQGPNVGMPYYPLEHSRLRFFGGSTTVWGGRCTPLDRIDLERRDWVQDSGWPFSIEELQPFYEKANRALELGEMRYDEGLWHDLGINPPSFDPDTFTTRFWRFDTKRGRFSLGSCNDLIRAPNVKVLLHANVTRIQANEYGSAVRHVLARSLEGRQATIRSRVFVIATGGIENARLLLVSNDVEPNGIGNSHDLVGRYFMEHPHARAGIIQGPGIYRLWSLFQKRYPRRGVPVAPIIVPAHGLQQKRQILNTGLTLKMQRMPIKVSMEKAVYFRLKHNILHPTRFGLGVWGTYRDFKAWVSRYVRPVNNWLRTVRGKAGLSVIIRAEQSPNPQSRVLLSDELDELGMPRTKLDWQLSAIDKHTVRVIAEVLGKEVERLGYGSLTPSPWLSEDSLEWPIDRTVSNHYIGGFHHMGTTRMSASPRHGVVDANCKVHGYENLYIAGSSVFPTGGWANPNLTILALVFRMAEHVGSRLRHLT, encoded by the coding sequence ATGTTGTTGGATCTCTCAGAGTCATCGAGCGAAAAACTTGATATCGAATCAGACCTTTGCATCGTTGGAGCTGGGATCAGCGGGATCACACTGGCCCGGGAGCTGAAAGGGCTCGGAATCGACATCGTCCTTCTTGAAAGCGGCGGAGGCGGGTTCGATCAGAGGACGCAGGGGCTATACCAAGGCCCTAATGTGGGCATGCCCTATTACCCGCTCGAGCACTCCCGACTCCGATTCTTCGGAGGAAGCACCACCGTCTGGGGAGGACGGTGTACACCTCTTGACAGGATCGATCTTGAAAGGCGGGATTGGGTTCAGGACAGCGGCTGGCCCTTTTCCATTGAGGAACTCCAGCCGTTTTACGAAAAGGCCAACCGGGCCCTCGAACTCGGAGAGATGCGCTACGATGAAGGCCTTTGGCATGACCTGGGCATCAATCCCCCGTCTTTCGATCCTGACACATTCACCACGCGATTCTGGCGCTTCGACACAAAACGGGGGCGGTTCTCCCTTGGATCCTGCAACGACCTCATCAGGGCGCCGAACGTGAAGGTCCTCCTGCACGCGAACGTAACGAGGATCCAGGCCAATGAATACGGATCGGCCGTCCGACATGTCCTGGCAAGGTCGCTCGAGGGCAGGCAGGCGACCATCCGTTCCCGTGTGTTTGTGATCGCCACGGGCGGCATCGAAAACGCCCGTCTCCTCCTTGTCTCGAACGATGTGGAGCCGAACGGAATAGGAAATTCCCACGACCTGGTGGGACGCTATTTCATGGAACACCCGCACGCAAGGGCTGGGATCATTCAAGGGCCGGGGATATATCGTCTCTGGTCCCTATTCCAAAAACGCTACCCCCGCAGAGGTGTTCCTGTGGCGCCTATAATCGTCCCGGCCCACGGCCTCCAGCAAAAGAGACAGATCCTCAATACCGGCCTCACCCTCAAGATGCAGCGCATGCCCATCAAGGTGTCGATGGAAAAGGCGGTCTATTTCCGCTTGAAGCACAATATCTTGCATCCGACGCGATTCGGGTTGGGTGTCTGGGGGACCTACAGGGATTTCAAGGCATGGGTCTCCAGATACGTCAGGCCCGTGAACAACTGGCTGCGTACCGTCCGGGGCAAGGCAGGCCTTTCCGTGATCATCCGCGCCGAGCAGTCACCCAATCCGCAGAGTAGGGTGCTTCTTTCCGATGAACTGGACGAACTCGGCATGCCTCGCACCAAACTGGACTGGCAACTAAGCGCTATTGACAAACACACGGTGAGGGTGATTGCCGAGGTGCTCGGAAAGGAGGTGGAGCGACTCGGCTACGGAAGCCTGACACCCAGCCCCTGGCTTTCAGAGGACTCCCTGGAGTGGCCCATCGACCGGACGGTAAGCAATCACTACATCGGCGGCTTCCACCACATGGGGACCACGCGCATGAGCGCCTCACCCAGACACGGCGTGGTGGATGCCAACTGCAAGGTCCATGGCTACGAAAACCTTTATATCGCCGGTAGTTCCGTCTTTCCCACAGGCGGATGGGCCAACCCGAACCTGACGATCCTCGCCCTTGTCTTTCGTATGGCCGAACATGTCGGTTCCAGATTGCGGCATCTAACCTGA